Proteins from a single region of Methanomassiliicoccales archaeon:
- a CDS encoding TIGR00269 family protein has protein sequence MVRCSKCSAEAVTYIRYNGNSLCPLHFTEYVDRRIKKEIRSQLEIGRGKHIAVAISGGKDSSVTLHTMAKILGDRRDIRLSAFTVDEGIVSYRPATIRKVIELTDRLGIEHHMIRFQDEVGTTMDELAPISQDQSPCSYCGVFRRRCMNKAAKELGADIVATGHNLDDTAQSVLMNFMRGDVERLARLGPHLRVQPGLVPRIEPLRLIPEKESYLYALINGIEFSEDECPYAGGALRNDYRAMIDEMEHKHPGTKFSIVASYDAIRPMLKDRFPASALGLCRCGEPTCNERCMACEMVDRARKALENKSG, from the coding sequence GTGGTTCGCTGCTCGAAATGTTCCGCTGAGGCGGTGACATACATACGGTACAATGGGAACAGCCTATGCCCCCTGCACTTCACGGAATATGTGGATAGGCGGATCAAGAAAGAGATCAGATCGCAGCTGGAGATAGGTCGAGGTAAGCATATCGCGGTCGCCATCTCTGGAGGAAAGGACAGTTCGGTAACGCTGCACACCATGGCCAAGATTCTGGGAGATCGGCGGGATATCAGGCTGAGCGCCTTCACGGTGGATGAGGGCATAGTCAGCTACCGTCCGGCCACCATAAGAAAGGTCATCGAGTTGACGGATAGGCTGGGGATCGAGCACCACATGATAAGATTCCAGGATGAGGTCGGGACGACCATGGACGAACTTGCCCCGATATCTCAGGACCAATCCCCCTGTTCCTACTGCGGGGTGTTCCGCCGCCGTTGCATGAACAAGGCGGCCAAGGAGCTGGGGGCGGACATCGTCGCCACCGGTCATAACCTGGACGATACCGCGCAGAGCGTGCTGATGAACTTCATGCGCGGCGACGTCGAGAGGCTTGCCCGGCTCGGCCCCCATCTGAGGGTCCAACCCGGCCTGGTTCCGCGCATCGAACCGCTGCGGCTGATCCCCGAGAAAGAATCCTACCTCTATGCCCTGATCAACGGCATCGAGTTCTCGGAGGACGAATGTCCCTATGCGGGGGGAGCGCTCCGGAACGACTACCGGGCAATGATCGATGAGATGGAGCATAAACATCCAGGAACCAAGTTCTCGATCGTGGCCAGCTATGACGCCATCCGTCCGATGCTGAAGGACCGGTTCCCAGCTTCCGCTCTAGGACTTTGCCGATGCGGGGAGCCCACATGCAATGAACGGTGCATGGCCTGCGAGATGGTCGATAGGGCTAGAAAAGCTCTGGAAAATAAAAGTGGGTAA
- a CDS encoding replication factor C small subunit, giving the protein MNEIWIEKYRPKTLDDIVGQSQIVERLRSYARSGNLPHLMFAGPAGTGKTTSALALARELFKDSWRDNFVELNASDERGIDVVRGKIKDFARTAAIGGSSFKIIFLDEADALTSDAQAALRRTMEKYSANCRFVLSCNYSSKIIEPIQSRCAVFRFKPLKAEDVKEQLRHIAKAENVPITEEALDAVVHVGEGDMRKSINALQVAAAIGTEVTLEVVYQTTGNARPDEVLAMIETALSGDFVGARNKLDEILLTYGLSGEDIIKQIHRSFFDLSIPDYDKVMLIDKTGEIEFRIVEGSNERIQLESLLAHLVVAGDKLRGER; this is encoded by the coding sequence ATGAACGAGATATGGATCGAGAAGTACCGCCCCAAGACGCTGGATGACATCGTCGGGCAGAGCCAGATCGTGGAAAGGCTGCGCTCTTACGCTCGGTCCGGGAACCTGCCCCATCTCATGTTCGCCGGTCCCGCCGGCACTGGCAAGACCACATCCGCGCTGGCTTTGGCCCGAGAGCTCTTCAAGGATAGCTGGAGGGATAATTTCGTGGAGCTCAACGCATCCGACGAGAGGGGAATAGACGTTGTCCGGGGCAAGATAAAGGATTTCGCGCGGACCGCGGCCATCGGCGGCTCTTCGTTCAAGATCATCTTCCTGGACGAGGCGGATGCGCTCACGTCAGACGCGCAGGCGGCGTTGAGAAGGACGATGGAGAAGTACTCGGCCAACTGCCGTTTCGTTCTATCGTGCAACTATTCATCGAAGATCATCGAGCCGATCCAGTCCCGTTGCGCCGTCTTCCGGTTCAAGCCGCTCAAGGCGGAGGACGTCAAAGAGCAGCTCAGGCACATCGCCAAGGCAGAGAACGTCCCCATCACCGAGGAGGCGCTGGACGCCGTGGTCCACGTGGGCGAGGGGGACATGAGGAAGTCCATCAACGCATTGCAGGTGGCAGCGGCGATCGGCACCGAGGTCACCCTCGAGGTCGTCTACCAGACCACCGGGAATGCCCGGCCGGACGAGGTCCTGGCCATGATCGAGACCGCGCTTTCTGGCGATTTCGTCGGTGCCAGGAACAAGCTGGATGAGATATTGCTCACCTACGGGCTGAGCGGCGAGGACATCATCAAGCAGATCCACCGCTCGTTCTTCGACCTCAGCATACCGGACTATGACAAGGTGATGCTCATAGACAAGACCGGAGAGATAGAGTTCCGCATCGTCGAGGGTTCCAACGAACGGATCCAGCTGGAATCCCTCTTGGCGCACCTGGTCGTGGCGGGGGATAAATTGCGGGGCGAACGCTAG
- a CDS encoding 50S ribosomal protein L40e, whose translation MARFKEADARLLNKMVCMNCYARNAPRATRCRKCGYDHLRLKAKESRKA comes from the coding sequence ATGGCACGATTCAAGGAAGCTGATGCTAGGCTTCTTAACAAGATGGTCTGCATGAACTGCTACGCGAGGAACGCCCCCCGGGCCACCCGGTGCAGGAAATGCGGATACGATCACCTTCGCCTCAAGGCCAAGGAATCGAGAAAGGCGTAA
- a CDS encoding DUF835 domain-containing protein, whose translation MKKVLIVDDNPAIQEIVSELVSSAGYIPITATGGKDCLDKVASEQPDLVLLDINMPDMDGWTVLRKLKEVGATDKLKVMMLTATTEIGTDIFGLQDVVSGYIRKPFNNLELIERLKAVLETPSQIVIEPEVKKQSGLYKMFSKIIPTRTPPAGMEKAKRSAKQYELRKGFGYVVKESKPEKSFEIFVDQVTHNIQGLCVTRQHPTTIRTTWKIEKTPIIWLSNQLGKVYVNPTNIGILSDTIIRFVEKSGESVVIIDGIEFLIVNNDFEKVLRMMHHIVEAVMEYKSTLIISVDPRTLSVREMALLERNMEIIDTTAEDQAKPK comes from the coding sequence GTGAAGAAGGTCCTGATAGTCGATGACAATCCGGCAATTCAGGAAATAGTCTCGGAGCTGGTTTCTTCGGCCGGCTACATCCCGATCACAGCCACTGGAGGCAAGGACTGCCTTGATAAGGTGGCGTCAGAGCAACCCGACCTGGTCCTGTTGGACATCAACATGCCGGACATGGACGGATGGACCGTACTTAGAAAGCTGAAGGAGGTGGGTGCGACCGATAAGCTAAAGGTGATGATGCTGACCGCCACCACCGAGATCGGAACGGACATTTTCGGATTGCAGGATGTGGTGTCAGGCTACATTCGCAAACCCTTCAACAACCTGGAGCTCATCGAACGGCTGAAAGCGGTGCTGGAGACCCCGTCTCAGATCGTCATCGAGCCTGAGGTGAAGAAGCAGAGCGGCCTGTACAAGATGTTCTCAAAGATCATCCCGACGCGCACGCCGCCGGCCGGTATGGAGAAGGCCAAGCGCTCGGCCAAACAATACGAGCTCAGGAAAGGATTCGGGTACGTGGTCAAGGAATCCAAACCTGAGAAATCCTTCGAGATATTCGTCGATCAGGTCACCCATAACATCCAAGGTCTCTGCGTGACCCGGCAGCATCCGACCACCATCAGGACCACTTGGAAGATAGAAAAGACCCCCATCATCTGGCTGTCGAACCAGCTGGGCAAGGTCTATGTCAACCCGACCAACATCGGGATCTTGTCTGATACGATCATACGTTTCGTGGAAAAGTCCGGTGAGTCGGTTGTTATCATCGACGGGATAGAGTTCCTGATCGTGAACAACGACTTCGAGAAGGTGCTGAGGATGATGCACCACATCGTCGAAGCGGTCATGGAATACAAGTCCACCCTGATCATCTCCGTCGATCCACGCACCTTGAGCGTGAGGGAGATGGCCCTTCTTGAGCGCAACATGGAGATCATCGATACCACCGCCGAGGACCAAGCGAAACCTAAATAG